A region from the Spirochaeta thermophila DSM 6192 genome encodes:
- a CDS encoding PD-(D/E)XK nuclease family protein, translating into MKVEVCDRPEEVSERVGRLLDEGWCVVFPSEVVRRSFLAALARRCGGIDAGRLHTWDRFVRDRFVGQGKIPAGPLHRVWAAAVLLSREEAQDYLAPVFGEVWERGGLEGFLASVLPEILLLDLGGRGDAPWDRALSWLAEGYRGVLEEAGLYETEEEVRRAAKEGRAPEERVVVVYPELYTAVGVPWEVLGPSWLGLSLRAGVPEDASVLVCYPDAVSEVRAALMEVRDALKEGEEVELVLADRGLLGLLAEEADLLGIPLSPEVGRALREVPGVRLLFLMDEARRTGWDFDSVRDLLLAGDVPWKEGWGEAVREAVERKVWGRKGWEKVGRVGELLRAVQGVMEAESFGALRKALDSWVQGWLGAWADDAEQRAWGFARGLLGQLSLLEGRTGVRVGRPWEVWIEALKAVPYVPGGGEGVPVYPYRVSAGAVGVRQWVLGASAEGVEVASIPVEFLPEDERGRLGVSTRRFTESFVYAYLRSGARMSMHRVQEEITHEVPSVFLLEGTVEERGMVEDHPLAVEQRVWRGEVVEVRPVEAMVDGFRRAEKVRERWGKGAEPLGGVAGELLERHGMRKGNELLLSPTVVQGFYECGLRAWYERVGGLEEASFRPGFIDRRSLGIVYHALLEEVFSPYVGRLLSEVRLPEGFRARVEKELEKHGAVVREFIEIVADRVTARLEGVIERLKRLFSGTPPARGARVGRIEGWERSPIAEGLALRGRLDLLVEDGAGNPVLFDFKYTNVPSFPHPDKLEEGRRFEMQLLLYALLLEKQEKRLVEDALYVSVEKDEVLSLRKRLVSRGNRNTQMYRDDEGLEDLFERLERTLVEIGQRMEGGQISYAEDRDICTTRAGGCPFRRVCRVRYTVREAE; encoded by the coding sequence ATGAAGGTAGAGGTGTGCGACCGTCCTGAAGAGGTGTCCGAACGGGTGGGTCGTCTTCTCGATGAGGGGTGGTGCGTGGTCTTCCCCTCGGAGGTGGTGCGGCGTTCGTTCCTGGCGGCGTTGGCCCGCCGCTGCGGGGGGATCGATGCGGGACGGCTCCACACGTGGGATCGGTTCGTGAGGGATCGGTTCGTCGGCCAGGGGAAGATCCCTGCAGGGCCTCTCCACCGGGTGTGGGCAGCAGCGGTGCTCCTCTCCCGGGAGGAGGCTCAGGACTACCTTGCGCCGGTCTTCGGTGAGGTGTGGGAACGCGGCGGGCTCGAGGGGTTCCTCGCTTCCGTGCTTCCGGAGATCCTCCTCCTGGATCTCGGTGGGCGGGGCGATGCCCCTTGGGATCGGGCACTCTCCTGGCTCGCGGAGGGATACAGGGGGGTACTCGAGGAGGCAGGGCTCTACGAGACCGAGGAGGAGGTGAGGCGGGCGGCGAAGGAGGGGAGGGCGCCCGAGGAGCGGGTGGTGGTGGTGTATCCTGAGCTCTACACCGCGGTGGGGGTCCCCTGGGAGGTCCTGGGGCCTTCCTGGCTGGGGCTCTCGCTGCGTGCAGGTGTTCCGGAGGATGCCTCGGTCCTCGTCTGTTATCCGGATGCGGTGAGCGAGGTGCGGGCTGCGCTCATGGAGGTGAGGGATGCGCTCAAGGAGGGGGAAGAGGTGGAGCTGGTGTTGGCGGACAGGGGGCTTTTGGGGCTCCTTGCAGAGGAGGCCGATCTCCTCGGTATCCCCCTCTCACCGGAGGTGGGGAGGGCCTTGCGTGAGGTGCCGGGGGTGCGCCTCCTCTTCCTCATGGACGAGGCCCGTCGGACGGGGTGGGACTTCGACTCGGTGCGCGACCTGCTCCTCGCCGGAGATGTACCTTGGAAAGAGGGGTGGGGTGAGGCGGTGAGGGAGGCGGTGGAGAGGAAGGTGTGGGGACGGAAAGGATGGGAGAAGGTGGGGAGGGTGGGTGAGCTCCTCAGGGCCGTGCAAGGTGTGATGGAGGCGGAATCGTTCGGTGCGCTTCGGAAGGCCCTGGACTCGTGGGTGCAGGGGTGGCTGGGGGCGTGGGCGGACGATGCGGAGCAGCGGGCGTGGGGGTTTGCGAGGGGGCTCCTCGGCCAGCTCTCCTTGCTCGAGGGCAGGACCGGAGTAAGGGTGGGGAGGCCGTGGGAGGTGTGGATCGAGGCCCTGAAGGCGGTGCCGTATGTCCCCGGCGGTGGTGAAGGGGTGCCGGTCTATCCCTATCGGGTGAGTGCAGGGGCGGTGGGGGTGAGGCAATGGGTGCTGGGGGCCTCGGCAGAGGGGGTGGAGGTGGCCTCGATCCCTGTGGAGTTCCTGCCCGAAGACGAGCGGGGGCGGCTCGGGGTCTCCACCCGGCGCTTCACGGAGTCGTTCGTGTATGCGTATCTGAGGAGCGGGGCGAGGATGAGCATGCACCGGGTGCAGGAAGAGATCACCCACGAGGTGCCTTCGGTGTTCCTCCTGGAGGGGACCGTGGAGGAGCGGGGGATGGTCGAGGACCACCCCCTTGCGGTGGAGCAGAGGGTGTGGAGGGGGGAGGTGGTGGAGGTACGGCCGGTGGAGGCGATGGTGGATGGGTTTCGGCGGGCGGAGAAGGTGCGGGAACGGTGGGGGAAAGGGGCGGAGCCGCTCGGAGGGGTGGCGGGGGAGCTTTTGGAACGGCACGGGATGCGGAAGGGGAATGAACTCCTCCTCTCCCCTACGGTGGTGCAGGGTTTCTACGAGTGCGGGCTCAGGGCCTGGTATGAGCGGGTGGGAGGCCTGGAGGAGGCTTCGTTCCGTCCTGGATTCATCGATCGGCGAAGCCTCGGGATCGTGTACCACGCGTTGCTGGAGGAGGTCTTCTCTCCCTATGTGGGGAGGCTCCTCTCAGAGGTGAGGCTTCCCGAGGGCTTCCGGGCGAGGGTGGAGAAGGAGCTCGAGAAACACGGGGCGGTGGTCAGGGAGTTCATCGAGATCGTCGCGGATCGGGTCACTGCACGGCTCGAGGGCGTGATCGAACGGCTCAAGAGGCTCTTTTCAGGTACGCCACCTGCTCGGGGCGCCAGGGTGGGGCGGATCGAAGGGTGGGAACGATCGCCGATCGCGGAGGGGCTTGCCCTGAGGGGGAGGCTCGACCTCCTCGTGGAGGACGGTGCGGGCAACCCGGTGCTCTTCGATTTCAAGTATACGAACGTCCCCTCCTTCCCCCATCCGGACAAACTCGAAGAAGGACGACGGTTCGAGATGCAGCTTCTCCTCTACGCCCTGCTCCTCGAGAAGCAGGAGAAACGGCTCGTGGAGGACGCCCTCTATGTGTCGGTGGAAAAGGACGAGGTGCTCTCCCTGAGGAAGCGGCTGGTCAGTAGGGGGAACCGGAACACGCAGATGTACCGGGACGACGAGGGACTTGAGGACCTCTTCGAGCGCCTCGAGCGAACGCTTGTGGAGATCGGGCAAAGGATGGAGGGGGGACAGATCTCCTATGCGGAGGATCGCGATATCTGTACCACACGGGCGGGGGGATGCCCGTTCCGTCGGGTGTGCAGGGTACGCTATACCGTGAGGGAGGCGGAATGA
- a CDS encoding UvrD-helicase domain-containing protein, whose amino-acid sequence MNLNEDQRRAVETEKTAVVIAGAGSGKTRVLTERYLRLVRNGVQPSRILALTFTRKAAAEMHERISQGIRGLARSSHGLLEDFENAHISTLDSFCALVLRPHALGFGIRPDFGMCAADDLEGLESRALSFLLSKKDRPGVRRLIHSWGLDRVVNDFLCHYGRNHAMVGAVPDPEEWEEWYQEKVEEAFTSVDEGMERCGDFVRECAREARILEEERKREKKKVSESIGKLIDAGTMWEVVEAAWDRVRSRREGGSGLVPEVVREWREALDEVASSLKGLRVDELRDAIDTLKKELGVGKKPPSSSLSAVAGDLVSLLERREEASSLFGVLAEWHGEVERFKKERNLLTFGDVMHLVLTLLKEEKEVREFYKGRFDAILVDEFQDNNGLQRDLLFLLAERKGRCGDGVPSFEDLEPGKLFVVGDEKQSIYLFRGADVGVFLDLKERANRSSHGEVMRLPHNYRSEPGLLDAVNRMAGAFPEEMRGGIEFLPAEAGREGAGFTPRIEAGVYVKEEEKARAEGRDLVDAGTAEAWWVAGRIRRWVEEGELVVRDGEEVRPVRYGDIAVLMRTGTNQLAFERAFRAHGIPYTAAYSRNLFLEAPANDLFSWLFIAVYPHDLLSYAAVLRGPLVGLSDRDILRLIEREEGCFSLSREEVEEMLGDEEELLRERVERYERGKEIYDWLVSHRDRVPHERLLRYLWVDCGYRMVLLGREQLHPFLRFYDELVAFVRRWEERPLARCLDEVKEELGRYGRVDVEEGRGEDAVRIMTIHAAKGLEFPVVVLASCGAESRREGEGKMPYFMVEGVPAFGFEGDEEGKKENPLYRRAAEEMKKKEAEEMLRLLYVGLTRAQSHLLITGEWRGAVGKEEHGADDGSKKTVPSFMSLLFEAKIEEPEVRFKADQEGIAGVEWRDPERIPGITEEELRERVGSGSRGGRWEEAARWYEEVDEGVGGVRPGVLSVSVLAGEWEAERGGEARGRGAVFGSLVHRGMVLWARLGDEGRVREALRGEALAWGGDGEWGEVDRVCEEAAALVRRWAESEVGREVLGNGAGWEVECVAEWEGRVLHGVMDAVWVGDGVVRIYEWKTEEEPDVERYRAQLFLYGLIASRVWPGRRVECVLGVPGGRMWRGVWGMEGEWEEVAAWVRGRLGITI is encoded by the coding sequence ATGAATCTGAACGAGGATCAGAGACGGGCGGTGGAGACGGAGAAGACTGCGGTGGTGATCGCGGGGGCGGGCTCGGGGAAGACCCGGGTCCTCACCGAGCGGTACCTCAGGCTGGTGAGGAACGGAGTGCAACCTTCCCGGATACTCGCCCTCACCTTCACGCGAAAGGCTGCGGCGGAGATGCACGAGCGGATCTCACAGGGGATCCGTGGGCTCGCCCGTTCGAGTCACGGATTGCTGGAAGATTTCGAGAACGCGCACATCTCCACGCTCGACAGCTTCTGCGCCCTCGTCCTGCGGCCCCATGCCCTTGGGTTCGGGATACGACCGGATTTCGGGATGTGCGCGGCGGATGATCTGGAGGGGCTCGAGAGCAGGGCCCTCTCGTTCCTCCTCTCGAAGAAGGATCGTCCGGGGGTGCGCCGGCTTATCCATTCTTGGGGGCTCGATCGGGTGGTGAACGACTTCCTGTGCCACTACGGGAGGAACCACGCCATGGTAGGGGCTGTCCCGGATCCGGAGGAGTGGGAGGAGTGGTATCAGGAGAAGGTGGAGGAGGCCTTCACGTCGGTGGATGAGGGGATGGAGAGGTGCGGGGATTTCGTGCGGGAGTGCGCCCGGGAGGCTCGCATCCTCGAGGAGGAGAGGAAACGCGAGAAGAAGAAGGTGAGTGAGAGCATCGGGAAGCTCATAGATGCCGGCACGATGTGGGAGGTTGTGGAGGCGGCGTGGGATCGGGTGCGCTCCCGGCGGGAAGGGGGGAGTGGGTTGGTTCCAGAGGTGGTGAGAGAATGGCGTGAGGCCCTGGATGAGGTGGCCTCTTCATTGAAAGGCCTCAGGGTTGATGAATTACGCGATGCGATTGACACGCTCAAGAAAGAGCTTGGGGTGGGGAAGAAACCTCCTTCGTCTTCGCTCAGCGCCGTCGCCGGGGATCTGGTCTCGCTCCTGGAGCGGAGGGAGGAGGCCTCCTCACTCTTTGGGGTGCTCGCGGAGTGGCACGGAGAGGTGGAGCGGTTCAAGAAGGAGCGTAACCTGCTCACCTTCGGGGATGTGATGCACCTGGTCCTCACGCTGCTCAAGGAGGAGAAGGAGGTGCGGGAGTTCTACAAGGGCCGGTTCGACGCCATCCTTGTGGACGAGTTCCAGGACAACAACGGCCTTCAGCGGGATCTCCTCTTCCTGCTCGCCGAACGCAAGGGGCGGTGTGGCGACGGGGTTCCTTCGTTCGAGGATCTTGAGCCCGGAAAGCTCTTCGTGGTGGGGGACGAGAAACAGTCGATCTATCTCTTCAGGGGGGCGGATGTGGGCGTGTTCCTCGATCTCAAAGAGAGGGCGAACAGGTCCTCCCATGGCGAGGTGATGAGGCTCCCGCACAACTACAGGTCGGAGCCGGGTCTCCTCGATGCCGTCAACAGGATGGCAGGGGCCTTCCCGGAGGAGATGAGGGGGGGGATCGAGTTTCTCCCTGCCGAGGCGGGGAGGGAAGGTGCGGGTTTCACGCCACGGATCGAGGCCGGTGTGTACGTGAAAGAGGAGGAGAAGGCGAGGGCGGAGGGGCGGGATCTGGTGGATGCGGGGACTGCGGAGGCGTGGTGGGTGGCCGGTCGTATCCGGAGGTGGGTGGAGGAAGGGGAGCTTGTGGTGCGGGACGGGGAGGAGGTGCGGCCGGTGCGCTACGGGGATATCGCGGTGCTCATGCGTACGGGGACCAACCAGCTCGCCTTCGAGCGGGCCTTCAGGGCGCACGGGATACCCTATACGGCCGCCTACAGCAGGAATCTCTTCCTCGAGGCTCCTGCGAACGATCTTTTTTCCTGGCTCTTCATCGCGGTGTACCCGCACGATCTCCTCTCGTATGCCGCGGTGTTGAGGGGGCCGCTCGTAGGGTTGTCGGATAGGGACATCCTCAGGCTCATCGAGCGGGAGGAGGGGTGTTTTTCCCTTTCCCGAGAGGAGGTGGAAGAGATGCTGGGGGATGAGGAGGAGCTCCTGAGGGAGAGGGTGGAACGGTATGAGCGGGGCAAGGAGATATACGACTGGCTGGTGTCGCACAGGGACAGGGTGCCGCACGAGCGTCTCCTCAGGTACCTGTGGGTCGACTGCGGGTATCGTATGGTCCTCCTCGGCCGGGAGCAGCTCCACCCCTTTCTCAGGTTCTACGACGAGCTCGTCGCGTTCGTGCGGAGGTGGGAGGAGAGGCCGCTTGCGAGGTGTCTCGATGAGGTGAAAGAGGAGCTCGGTCGTTACGGCCGGGTGGATGTGGAGGAGGGGAGGGGAGAGGATGCGGTGCGGATCATGACGATCCATGCCGCGAAGGGGCTCGAGTTTCCCGTGGTGGTGCTCGCCTCGTGTGGGGCCGAGAGCCGTCGGGAAGGGGAGGGGAAGATGCCGTACTTCATGGTGGAGGGGGTACCTGCCTTCGGGTTCGAGGGGGATGAGGAGGGGAAGAAAGAGAACCCCCTCTACAGGCGGGCCGCGGAGGAGATGAAGAAAAAGGAAGCGGAGGAGATGCTTCGGCTCCTCTATGTGGGGCTCACGAGGGCGCAGTCTCACCTTCTCATCACCGGTGAGTGGAGGGGTGCGGTGGGTAAGGAGGAGCATGGGGCGGATGACGGGTCGAAGAAAACGGTCCCTTCGTTCATGTCGCTTCTCTTCGAGGCGAAGATCGAGGAGCCTGAGGTACGGTTCAAGGCCGATCAGGAGGGGATCGCGGGGGTGGAGTGGCGGGATCCGGAGAGGATTCCGGGGATCACGGAGGAGGAGCTGCGGGAGCGGGTCGGTTCGGGGAGCCGGGGGGGACGGTGGGAGGAGGCGGCGCGGTGGTATGAGGAGGTGGACGAGGGGGTCGGGGGGGTGAGGCCGGGTGTGCTGAGTGTGAGCGTGCTCGCGGGGGAGTGGGAGGCGGAGCGAGGGGGGGAGGCGAGGGGGAGGGGGGCGGTGTTCGGGAGCCTGGTGCACCGGGGGATGGTGTTGTGGGCGCGACTGGGGGACGAGGGGCGGGTGAGGGAGGCGTTGAGGGGGGAGGCGCTGGCGTGGGGGGGGGATGGTGAGTGGGGGGAGGTGGACAGGGTGTGTGAGGAGGCGGCCGCGCTGGTGCGGAGGTGGGCGGAGAGCGAGGTGGGCAGGGAGGTGCTGGGGAATGGTGCGGGGTGGGAGGTGGAGTGCGTGGCGGAGTGGGAGGGGCGGGTGTTGCATGGGGTGATGGATGCGGTGTGGGTGGGGGATGGGGTGGTGCGGATCTACGAGTGGAAGACCGAGGAGGAGCCGGATGTGGAGCGCTACCGGGCCCAGCTCTTCCTGTACGGGCTCATCGCGAGCAGGGTATGGCCGGGGAGACGGGTGGAGTGTGTGCTGGGGGTGCCGGGGGGCCGGATGTGGCGGGGGGTGTGGGGGATGGAGGGGGAGTGGGAGGAGGTGGCGGCGTGGGTGAGGGGGAGGCTGGGGATCACCATATGA
- a CDS encoding beta-ketoacyl-ACP synthase III, with protein sequence MMTQPAILSTGSYAPPRRLTNEELATMVDTSDEWIHSHTGIRARHIAADHEAASDLGTIAGSRALDAAGISPEEVDMVLVATSTPDYLSYPATACIIQDNLSCTRAAAMDITAACTGFVYGLETAACYIKAGRARYVLVIGTEVNSRILNWNDRNTCVLFGDAAGAVLVGPSPDSTSSIEDSVLRSLGNDALALLRPKGGSRSPLTFTPEEEKDFYVQMNGKKVYLFAVSAMGKTIEKLLRRNDLTIDDIAYIVPHQANVRIIQACSQRLGIPMEKFYLNLEEYANTSAASIPLALDEMNRKGLLTRGDRILTVGFGAGLTYGGNLIIW encoded by the coding sequence ATGATGACGCAGCCTGCCATCCTCTCCACCGGGTCCTACGCGCCTCCCCGGCGGCTCACGAACGAAGAACTCGCCACCATGGTGGACACCTCAGACGAGTGGATCCACTCCCACACCGGGATCAGGGCCAGACACATCGCCGCAGATCACGAGGCAGCCTCCGACCTCGGAACCATCGCAGGCTCCCGGGCCCTCGATGCGGCAGGGATTTCCCCTGAAGAGGTGGACATGGTCCTCGTGGCCACCTCCACCCCCGACTACCTGAGCTATCCGGCCACCGCCTGCATCATCCAGGACAACCTCTCCTGCACACGGGCCGCGGCCATGGACATCACCGCCGCGTGCACCGGCTTCGTATACGGCCTCGAGACCGCTGCCTGCTACATCAAGGCCGGGCGGGCACGCTACGTCCTCGTGATAGGGACCGAGGTGAACAGCAGGATCCTCAACTGGAACGATCGCAACACCTGTGTCCTCTTCGGCGATGCCGCCGGCGCCGTACTGGTAGGTCCTTCCCCTGATAGCACAAGCAGCATTGAAGACAGCGTGCTCCGCTCCCTCGGCAACGACGCCCTGGCCCTCCTGAGGCCCAAGGGCGGATCCCGCAGTCCCCTCACCTTCACCCCTGAGGAAGAAAAGGACTTCTACGTGCAGATGAACGGCAAAAAGGTCTACCTGTTCGCAGTGAGCGCTATGGGCAAGACCATCGAGAAACTTCTACGGAGGAACGACCTCACGATCGACGACATCGCCTACATCGTCCCCCACCAAGCCAACGTCCGCATCATCCAGGCCTGCTCCCAGCGCCTGGGCATACCCATGGAGAAGTTCTACCTCAACCTGGAGGAGTACGCGAACACCTCCGCGGCCTCCATCCCCCTCGCCCTCGACGAGATGAACAGGAAGGGGCTCCTCACACGGGGGGATCGCATCCTCACCGTGGGATTCGGTGCCGGGCTCACCTACGGAGGCAACCTCATCATATGGTGA